The following coding sequences lie in one Streptomyces ortus genomic window:
- a CDS encoding helix-turn-helix domain-containing protein, with protein MRVIDGMHRLLAARLRGQQTIEVEFFDGSPEDAFLRAVASNVPHGLPLSLADRRTAAARIIASHPQMSDRAIARAAGLGAKAVAAIRRRSSGGVPQLGARVGRDGKVRPLSSVEGRRRAAELIAERPQASLREVARYAGISPATVSDVRKRLESGQAPVAERQEVAVGGARSEVMARIIKPRADRIQRQASADTAAVVENC; from the coding sequence ATGAGGGTCATCGACGGAATGCACCGATTGTTGGCGGCCCGGCTGCGCGGCCAGCAGACGATAGAAGTCGAGTTCTTCGACGGAAGCCCCGAAGACGCGTTCCTGCGGGCGGTCGCCTCGAACGTCCCGCACGGCCTTCCCCTGTCACTGGCCGATCGTCGCACCGCCGCGGCCCGCATCATCGCCTCCCACCCGCAGATGTCGGACCGTGCGATCGCACGCGCGGCCGGCCTCGGGGCCAAGGCCGTCGCGGCGATCCGGCGCCGTTCGAGCGGCGGCGTCCCCCAACTCGGCGCACGCGTCGGCAGGGACGGCAAGGTGCGCCCACTGAGCAGCGTGGAGGGCAGGCGACGGGCCGCCGAGCTGATAGCGGAGCGCCCGCAGGCCTCGTTGCGCGAGGTGGCTCGGTACGCGGGTATCTCGCCCGCGACGGTGAGCGACGTCCGTAAGCGGCTCGAGTCGGGTCAGGCTCCGGTCGCCGAGCGCCAGGAGGTCGCCGTCGGAGGGGCGCGCTCCGAGGTGATGGCGCGCATCATCAAGCCCCGGGCCGACCGCATCCAGCGGCAGGCCTCGGCGGACACCGCCGCTGTGGTGGAAAACTGCTGA
- a CDS encoding cold-shock protein, translated as MVAGRVVRFDSSRGYGFIAPAHGGEDVFLHVNDMLFSESYAHAGALVEFEIENGDRGLKAAGVRLVQEAGEAAPEPGRTSSEPGRAPSQTGGTHPARRVVDEDDSLCDVLSTEEFAREVTEVLLAEVPSLTGEQILRIRGGLAQFAKNHGWTEG; from the coding sequence ATGGTTGCTGGTCGTGTTGTGCGCTTCGACAGCTCACGAGGTTATGGATTCATCGCACCCGCCCACGGCGGGGAGGACGTCTTTCTGCATGTGAACGACATGCTGTTTTCCGAGTCCTATGCGCACGCCGGGGCATTGGTTGAATTCGAAATCGAAAACGGGGATCGCGGTCTCAAGGCGGCCGGCGTCCGGCTCGTCCAGGAGGCGGGCGAGGCCGCGCCCGAGCCGGGCAGGACTTCCTCGGAACCGGGAAGGGCACCCTCGCAGACGGGCGGGACACACCCGGCCCGACGCGTGGTGGACGAGGACGACTCCCTGTGCGACGTGCTCAGCACCGAGGAGTTCGCCAGAGAGGTCACCGAGGTCCTGCTCGCGGAGGTGCCCTCGCTCACCGGGGAGCAGATCCTGCGGATCCGTGGCGGGCTGGCGCAGTTCGCCAAGAACCACGGCTGGACCGAGGGCTGA